Proteins from one Coturnix japonica isolate 7356 chromosome 5, Coturnix japonica 2.1, whole genome shotgun sequence genomic window:
- the BTBD6 gene encoding LOW QUALITY PROTEIN: BTB/POZ domain-containing protein 6 (The sequence of the model RefSeq protein was modified relative to this genomic sequence to represent the inferred CDS: substituted 1 base at 1 genomic stop codon), whose product MAAELYPANTNIANSNAAAAGSKKPALQLQQSAQPPPPPQLQNLNNNNLESASWQSCHPTLRERNALMFNNELMADVHFIVGPPGASKKVPAHKYVLAVGSSVFYAMFYGDLAEVKSEIHIPDVEPAAFLILLKYMYSDEIDLEADTVLATLYAAKKYIVPALAKACVNFLETSLEAKNACVLLSQSRLFEEPELTQRCWEVIDAQAEMALKSEGFCEIDLQTLEIIVTREALNTKEVVVFEAVLNWAEAECKRQGLPVTPRNKRNVLGKALYLVRIPTMTLEEFANGAAQSDILTLEETHNIFLWYTAANKPKLEFPLTKRKGLVPQRCHRFQSSAYRSNQWRYRGRCDSIQFAVDKRIFIAGLGLYGSSYGKAEXSIKIKLKCLGVVLAQNLTKFTSDGSSNTFSVWFEHPVQVEQDTFYNVSAILDGNELSYFGQEGMTEVQCGKVTFQFQCSSDSTNGTGVQGGQIPELIFYA is encoded by the exons ATGGCCGCAGAACTTTACCCTGCCAACACCAATATCGCCAACAGCaacgccgccgccgccggcagCAAGAAACCcgctctgcagctgcagcagagcgcgcagccgcccccgccgccccaGCTCCAGAacctcaacaacaacaacttgGAGAGCGCCAGCTGGCAGTCGTGCCACCCCACGCTGCGCGAGAG GAACGCGCTGATGTTCAATAACGAGCTCATGGCTGACGTCCACTTCATCGTGGGCCCGCCGGGGGCATCCAAGAAAGTTCCTGCCCATAAG TACGTGCTGGCAGTGGGCAGCTCCGTCTTCTACGCTATGTTTTACGGCGATCTCGCCGAGGTCAAATCCGAAATCCATATCCCAGATGTGGAACCCGCAGCCTTTCTAATCCTATTAAA ATACATGTACAGCGACGAGATAGACCTGGAAGCCGACACGGTGCTGGCGACGCTCTACGCTGCCAAGAAGTACATCGTGCCGGCCCTGGCGAAGGCGTGCGTCAACTTCTTGGAGACGAGCTTGGAGGCGAAGAACGCGTGCGTCCTGCTGTCCCAGAGCCGGCTCTTCGAGGAGCCAGAGCTGACACAGCGCTGCTGGGAGGTGATTGATGCTCAGGCTGAGATGGCGCTTAAATCTGAAGGGTTCTGCGAGATCGACCTGCAGACGTTGGAGATCATCGTGACGCGGGAGGCCCTCAACaccaaggaggtggtggtgttTGAAGCCGTTCTCAACTGGGCTGAGGCCGAGTGTAAGAGGCAGGGGCTGCCGGTGACGCCGCGCAACAAGAGGAACGTGTTGGGGAAAGCGTTGTACTTGGTGCGGATCCCCACCATGACTTTGGAAGAGTTTGCCAACGGGGCGGCCCAGTCCGACATCCTGACGTTGGAGGAGACGCACAACATATTCCTGTGGTACACGGCTGCCAACAAACCCAAACTCGAGTTTCCCCTGACAAAAAGGAAAGGACTGGTGCCGCAGCGCTGCCATCGCTTTCAGTCGTCCGCGTACCGCAGTAACCAGTGGAGGTACCGGGGGCGGTGCGACAGTATTCAGTTTGCTGTAGACAAACGGATATTTATAGCGGGACTGGGATTGTATGGGTCAAGCTATGGCAAAGCTGAATAGAGCATCAAAATCAAACTGAAGTGCTTAGGAGTTGTCCTGGCTCAGAATCTGACAAAGTTTACCTCCGACGGCTCCAGTAATACCTTCTCAGTGTGGTTTGAGCACCCGGTGCAGGTTGAGCAGGACACGTTTTACAATGTAAGTGCCATTCTGGACGGCAATGAGCTCAGTTACTTCGGGCAGGAGGGAATGACTGAAGTGCAGTGTGGCAAAGTGACCTTCCAGTTCCAGTGCTCCTCGGACAGTACCAACGGGACCGGGGTACAAGGAGGACAAATCCCTGAGCTCATTTTCTATGCATGA